One window from the genome of Metabacillus flavus encodes:
- the rpoE gene encoding DNA-directed RNA polymerase subunit delta, translating into MSLKQYSKEEIKDMALIEIAHGLMTDKKEPVDFKDLMKEITKLAGLTQEQVEDKIAQFYTDLNIDGRFIAVGDNKWGLRNRYPVDTLEEEMTVAPKAKKKKTKKAAAVADDFEEDDFEEADEEEDLDFDDLEDYDEEEEAVDPDLDDTDVDDEDDDELEIIDDEDLDDDDEDDTDEDEEDKE; encoded by the coding sequence TTGAGTTTAAAGCAATACTCTAAAGAAGAAATTAAAGATATGGCATTGATCGAAATTGCTCATGGATTAATGACGGATAAAAAAGAACCAGTTGATTTTAAGGATTTAATGAAAGAAATTACTAAATTAGCAGGTCTTACTCAAGAGCAGGTTGAGGATAAAATTGCCCAATTTTATACAGACCTGAATATTGATGGCCGCTTCATTGCTGTAGGCGATAACAAGTGGGGACTCCGCAACAGATATCCAGTGGATACGCTTGAAGAAGAAATGACTGTAGCTCCGAAAGCGAAGAAAAAGAAAACGAAGAAAGCTGCTGCAGTGGCAGATGACTTTGAAGAAGATGACTTCGAAGAAGCGGATGAAGAAGAGGATCTTGATTTTGACGACCTCGAAGATTATGACGAGGAAGAGGAAGCAGTGGATCCAGACCTCGATGATACGGATGTAGACGACGAGGACGATGATGAACTGGAAATCATTGACGATGAAGATCTTGATGATGACGATGAAGATGATACGGACGAGGATGAAGAAGATAAAGAATAA
- a CDS encoding acyl-CoA dehydrogenase: MKLHFTDEQNMMRKMVQDFAKTEIEPVIEKMEQGEFPRAILDKMGQLGLMGIPIPEEYGGAGMDFTSYIIAIHELSKVSATVGVILSVHTSVGTNPILYYGNEQQKQHYVPKLASGEYLGAFCLTEPGSGSDAASLKTRAVLKGNHYVLNGSKVFITNGGEADVYIVFASTSPAAGSKGISAFIVEKGTKGFIIGKDEHKMGLSGSRTVQITLEDCLVPAENLLGEEGHGFKIALGNLDVGRIGIAAQSLGIAEAALEKSVEYAAGRHQFCKPISAQQGIGFKLADMATSVEASKLLLYQAASLRQKGIPCGKEASMAKLFASRTAMDVSTEAIQVFGGYGYTKEYPVERYFRDAKICEIYEGTSEIQRMVISKYLTS, translated from the coding sequence AAAATGGAGCAGGGTGAATTTCCGAGAGCAATTTTAGACAAGATGGGTCAGCTAGGGCTCATGGGGATCCCGATCCCGGAAGAGTATGGGGGAGCGGGCATGGACTTCACCTCCTATATTATTGCGATTCACGAGCTTTCAAAGGTCAGTGCAACGGTCGGAGTCATTCTCTCCGTTCACACCTCTGTCGGAACGAACCCTATTTTGTATTACGGAAATGAGCAGCAAAAGCAGCATTATGTGCCGAAGCTCGCTTCAGGGGAATATTTGGGCGCCTTCTGTCTGACAGAACCGGGTTCAGGATCTGATGCCGCGAGCCTGAAGACAAGGGCCGTTCTGAAAGGGAACCACTACGTTCTAAACGGATCCAAGGTGTTCATCACAAATGGCGGCGAGGCCGATGTGTACATTGTTTTTGCCTCGACGAGCCCAGCGGCAGGAAGCAAAGGGATATCCGCGTTTATCGTAGAAAAGGGTACAAAGGGGTTTATTATCGGCAAGGATGAGCACAAAATGGGCCTGAGCGGTTCAAGAACGGTTCAGATTACCCTGGAAGATTGCCTTGTACCGGCTGAAAACCTTCTTGGCGAGGAAGGGCACGGCTTTAAAATCGCTCTTGGCAACCTGGACGTCGGCCGGATTGGAATTGCTGCACAGTCACTTGGGATTGCGGAAGCAGCTCTGGAGAAGTCCGTTGAATACGCGGCAGGCAGGCACCAATTCTGCAAACCGATTTCCGCACAGCAGGGAATCGGCTTTAAGCTTGCGGATATGGCAACAAGCGTTGAAGCCTCCAAGCTATTACTCTATCAGGCCGCTTCCCTTAGACAAAAAGGCATTCCGTGCGGAAAAGAGGCTTCTATGGCAAAGCTTTTTGCATCTAGAACGGCAATGGATGTAAGTACCGAGGCAATCCAGGTATTCGGAGGCTACGGCTATACGAAGGAATATCCGGTCGAGCGGTATTTCCGCGATGCGAAAATCTGCGAAATCTATGAAGGTACAAGTGAAATACAGCGAATGGTGATTTCAAAATACTTAACAAGCTGA
- the icmF gene encoding fused isobutyryl-CoA mutase/GTPase IcmF has product MHIYKPKHAVRFVTASSLFDGHDASINIMRRILQGSGAEVIHLGHNRSVEEVVDAAIQEDAQGIAISSYQGGHVEYFKYMLDLLKEKGAPHIRIYGGGGGVIIPREIKELHEYGISRIFSPEDGRKNGLQGMINQMLEECDFPTVVKLGSELEELKNGSVTAVAKLITLAEARVSEKDEAAAAAEQLIAGLNQTESSAPVIGITGTGGAGKSSLTDELIRRFINEIPEMKIAILSVDPTKQKTGGALLGDRIRMNAIFNPRVYMRSLATRQSRSELSLAIKDAISVVKAAGYDLIVVETSGIGQGDAGITDICDLSMYVMTSEYGAPTQLEKIDMIDYADLIVINKFERKGSEDAKRQVQKQYQRSRTLFEQDLDEMPVYGTIASQFNDPGTNTLFQALLHTIREKTGKEWNSSLEMVTDVKKQNVIIPSERRYYLREISDTVRNYHKKAEQQAVIATKLYQLDGVLSLLPETEGKEETASALQAIKEQMKEELTKESNNHLENWEPLKEQYKGDQFVTKIRDKELVTQLKTVSLSGLRIPKISLPAYKDQGDILRWIYRENVPGSFPYTAGVFPFKREGEDPKRQFAGEGTPERTNRRFHYLSKDDSAKRLSTAFDSVTLYGEDPAHRPDIYGKVGESGVSICTLDDMKKLYTGFDLCAPSTSVSMTINGPAPIILAMFMNTAIQQQLDRKKEELGRELSESEAAEIKAYTLQTVRGTVQADILKEDQGQNTCIFSTEFALKLMGDIQQYFIEEKVRNYYSVSISGYHIAEAGANPISQLAFTLANGFTYVEYYLSRGMNIDHFAPNLSFFFSNGLDPEYTVIGRVARRIWATVMRDKYGANERSQKLKYHVQTSGRSLHAQEIDFNDIRTTLQALMALHDNCNSLHTNAYDEAITTPTEESVRRAMAIQMIITKEHGLTKNENPLQGSFIIEELTDLVEAAVLEEFDRINERGGVLGAMETQYQRGKIQDESMHYEMKKHNGELPIIGVNTYLNPNPPSEEELDNMEIARASKEEKETQIQNLLAFQKRHEKEAEKALEKLQHTAMTNGNLFKELMNTVQYASLGQITAALYEAGGQYRRNM; this is encoded by the coding sequence ATGCATATTTACAAGCCAAAGCATGCCGTGCGTTTTGTAACAGCTTCAAGCTTGTTTGATGGTCATGATGCATCCATCAACATTATGAGACGCATTTTGCAGGGAAGCGGAGCGGAGGTCATTCACCTGGGCCACAACCGGTCCGTGGAGGAAGTAGTGGATGCAGCCATTCAAGAGGATGCACAGGGGATTGCAATTTCCTCGTATCAGGGAGGTCATGTCGAATACTTCAAATACATGCTGGACTTGCTGAAAGAAAAGGGTGCACCGCATATCCGGATTTACGGCGGAGGAGGCGGTGTCATTATTCCTCGGGAAATAAAAGAATTGCACGAATACGGGATTTCCAGGATTTTCTCACCGGAGGATGGCCGGAAAAATGGCCTGCAGGGCATGATTAATCAAATGTTGGAAGAGTGTGACTTTCCAACTGTTGTGAAGCTTGGAAGTGAGCTTGAGGAACTGAAAAACGGCAGTGTGACGGCGGTGGCAAAGCTCATCACATTGGCGGAAGCGCGTGTAAGTGAAAAGGATGAGGCTGCAGCGGCTGCCGAGCAGCTGATCGCTGGACTGAATCAGACGGAATCAAGTGCACCTGTCATCGGAATCACAGGAACAGGCGGAGCCGGTAAAAGCTCCTTAACTGATGAATTGATCCGCCGCTTCATAAATGAAATACCGGAAATGAAGATTGCTATTCTGTCCGTTGATCCGACAAAGCAAAAAACGGGCGGAGCGCTGCTTGGAGACCGTATCCGCATGAATGCCATCTTTAATCCAAGAGTATATATGCGAAGCCTTGCAACAAGGCAATCCAGATCGGAGCTTTCCCTTGCGATCAAGGATGCCATCTCTGTCGTGAAGGCAGCAGGATATGACCTGATTGTCGTGGAAACAAGCGGAATCGGCCAAGGGGATGCGGGTATTACCGATATTTGCGATCTTTCCATGTATGTGATGACAAGCGAGTACGGAGCACCAACTCAGCTCGAAAAAATAGATATGATTGATTACGCGGATTTAATTGTTATTAATAAGTTTGAGCGCAAAGGATCTGAGGATGCAAAACGTCAGGTTCAAAAGCAATACCAGCGCAGCCGGACTCTGTTTGAACAGGATTTGGATGAAATGCCTGTCTACGGAACAATCGCCAGCCAATTTAACGATCCCGGCACCAATACCCTTTTCCAGGCGCTGCTTCATACGATTCGTGAAAAAACCGGAAAAGAGTGGAATTCCTCTCTTGAAATGGTGACCGATGTAAAAAAACAAAACGTCATCATCCCAAGTGAACGCCGCTATTACCTCCGTGAAATCAGCGATACTGTCCGGAATTATCATAAAAAAGCAGAGCAGCAGGCTGTTATTGCGACAAAGCTTTATCAGCTCGATGGCGTGCTCTCTCTTCTTCCTGAAACAGAAGGGAAAGAAGAAACGGCTTCTGCACTTCAAGCGATAAAAGAGCAAATGAAAGAAGAACTTACGAAAGAATCCAACAACCATCTGGAAAACTGGGAACCTCTAAAAGAACAATACAAAGGCGATCAATTTGTAACGAAGATTCGCGATAAAGAGCTAGTCACCCAGCTGAAAACCGTTTCCCTATCCGGTTTGAGGATTCCAAAGATTTCCCTGCCGGCCTACAAGGATCAAGGCGATATTTTACGCTGGATTTACCGGGAGAATGTTCCGGGCTCCTTCCCTTACACAGCAGGCGTTTTCCCGTTCAAACGCGAAGGGGAGGATCCGAAAAGGCAGTTCGCAGGAGAAGGAACGCCTGAAAGAACGAACCGCCGTTTTCATTATCTGTCCAAGGATGATTCGGCAAAACGTTTAAGCACAGCTTTTGATTCAGTTACTCTTTATGGAGAAGACCCTGCACACCGCCCTGATATTTATGGGAAAGTCGGGGAGAGCGGCGTAAGCATCTGTACACTTGATGATATGAAAAAACTGTACACGGGCTTCGACCTTTGTGCGCCATCCACCTCTGTTTCGATGACCATTAACGGACCGGCACCCATCATCCTTGCGATGTTTATGAACACAGCGATCCAACAGCAGCTTGACCGGAAAAAAGAAGAGCTTGGACGCGAGCTGAGTGAGTCGGAAGCTGCAGAAATAAAGGCGTATACACTGCAGACGGTACGCGGGACGGTTCAAGCGGATATTTTGAAAGAAGATCAGGGACAGAACACGTGTATCTTCTCTACCGAATTCGCCCTTAAACTGATGGGGGACATTCAGCAGTATTTCATTGAGGAAAAGGTACGTAACTACTATTCCGTCTCCATTTCCGGGTACCACATCGCAGAAGCCGGAGCCAATCCGATTTCGCAGCTGGCCTTTACACTGGCCAACGGCTTTACGTATGTTGAATACTATTTAAGCAGAGGCATGAACATCGATCATTTTGCACCGAATCTGTCCTTCTTCTTCAGTAATGGGCTTGACCCTGAATATACCGTGATCGGACGTGTGGCAAGAAGAATCTGGGCAACGGTCATGCGTGATAAATATGGAGCAAACGAACGAAGCCAAAAGCTAAAATACCATGTCCAGACGTCCGGGAGATCCCTGCATGCCCAGGAAATCGACTTCAACGACATCAGGACTACCCTGCAGGCATTAATGGCTCTTCATGATAACTGCAATTCGCTTCACACGAACGCATATGATGAAGCGATCACAACGCCAACAGAAGAATCTGTTCGCCGGGCGATGGCCATCCAGATGATCATTACGAAAGAACACGGCCTGACGAAAAATGAAAATCCGCTTCAGGGCTCATTTATCATTGAAGAGCTTACCGATTTAGTGGAAGCGGCAGTCCTCGAAGAGTTCGACCGCATCAACGAACGCGGCGGTGTACTTGGTGCAATGGAAACACAGTACCAGCGCGGGAAAATTCAGGATGAATCCATGCACTATGAAATGAAGAAGCACAATGGCGAGCTTCCGATTATCGGTGTGAATACGTACTTAAATCCAAATCCGCCTTCGGAAGAAGAACTGGATAACATGGAAATTGCCCGTGCTTCAAAGGAAGAAAAAGAGACACAGATTCAAAATCTCCTAGCCTTCCAAAAACGGCATGAAAAAGAAGCAGAAAAAGCATTGGAAAAACTGCAGCACACCGCAATGACCAACGGAAACCTGTTCAAGGAACTAATGAACACCGTCCAATACGCAAGTCTCGGCCAAATCACGGCTGCTCTATACGAAGCAGGCGGGCAGTATCGCCGGAATATGTAA
- a CDS encoding TetR/AcrR family transcriptional regulator: protein MRREVPASVKDERLIKKRRDQMIKGAVSLFKQKGFHRTTTREIAKAAGFSIGTLYEYIRQKEDVLYLVCDTIYDEVRNRLEQDINPRNGTIEGLEHAIANYFRVIDDMQDEVLVMYQEAKSLSKDALPYVLQKEVEMVGMFEHVIGNCMENKAFSLSESEKKLMAHNIFVQGQMWAFRRWALHKLCPIEEYIASQTSLILNGINRV, encoded by the coding sequence ATGAGGAGAGAGGTACCAGCATCCGTTAAAGATGAACGGCTGATTAAAAAAAGACGGGATCAAATGATCAAGGGAGCGGTCAGCCTGTTTAAGCAAAAGGGCTTTCATCGAACCACAACACGTGAGATTGCAAAAGCTGCGGGCTTCAGCATCGGAACGCTATATGAATACATTCGGCAGAAAGAGGATGTTTTGTATCTCGTTTGCGATACAATCTACGATGAAGTCCGGAACCGCCTTGAGCAGGATATCAATCCAAGGAATGGAACAATCGAGGGACTTGAACATGCGATCGCCAACTATTTCCGGGTCATTGATGATATGCAGGATGAGGTTCTCGTGATGTACCAGGAGGCCAAGTCACTTTCGAAGGACGCGCTTCCTTACGTCCTTCAAAAAGAGGTGGAGATGGTCGGAATGTTCGAGCATGTCATAGGAAATTGCATGGAAAACAAAGCGTTTTCCTTAAGTGAAAGCGAAAAAAAGCTGATGGCCCATAACATTTTCGTTCAGGGCCAAATGTGGGCGTTCAGAAGGTGGGCTCTCCACAAGCTTTGTCCAATCGAGGAATACATTGCTTCACAGACCTCACTAATATTAAACGGGATAAACCGAGTTTAA
- a CDS encoding acyl-CoA dehydrogenase: MQFKLSEEHEMIRKMVRDFAKKEVEPTAAERDEEERFDRALFDKMAELGLTGIPWPEEYGGIGSDYLAYVIAVEELSRVCASTGVTLSAHTSLAGWPVYKFGTEEQKQKYLKPMAQGEKIGAYGLTEPGSGSDAGGMKTYAKLDGDHYILNGSKIFITNGGIADIYIVFAVTDASHKHKGTTAFIVESSYPGFSVGKKEKKLGIRSSPTTEIIFEDCRIPKENMLGEEGDGFKIAMMTLDGGRNGIAAQAVGIAQGALDASVGYAKERQQFGKPIAAQQGIGFKLADMATSVEAARLLTYQAAWLESEGLPYGKESAMSKLFAGDAAMRVTTEAVQVFGGYGYTKDYPVERYMRDAKITQIYEGTQEIQRLVISRMLTK, encoded by the coding sequence ATGCAATTTAAACTATCAGAGGAACATGAAATGATTCGTAAAATGGTACGCGATTTTGCTAAAAAGGAAGTAGAGCCTACTGCGGCTGAGCGTGATGAAGAAGAGCGCTTCGACAGGGCCTTGTTTGACAAAATGGCAGAGCTTGGTTTGACAGGAATTCCATGGCCTGAAGAGTACGGCGGAATCGGAAGTGATTATTTGGCTTACGTAATTGCGGTGGAAGAGCTTTCCCGTGTCTGTGCTTCAACCGGTGTTACACTGTCAGCTCATACTTCTCTCGCCGGATGGCCGGTGTATAAATTCGGAACTGAAGAGCAGAAACAGAAATACTTAAAGCCGATGGCGCAGGGAGAAAAAATCGGCGCTTACGGTTTAACAGAACCCGGCTCAGGATCCGATGCAGGCGGGATGAAGACCTATGCAAAGCTTGATGGAGATCATTACATCCTGAACGGGTCCAAAATCTTCATCACAAACGGCGGAATCGCTGATATTTATATTGTATTTGCTGTAACGGATGCTTCTCATAAACATAAAGGCACCACGGCTTTTATCGTAGAAAGCAGCTACCCTGGCTTCTCCGTCGGGAAAAAAGAAAAGAAACTGGGAATCCGCTCGTCACCGACAACAGAAATCATCTTTGAAGATTGCCGCATACCGAAGGAAAACATGCTTGGTGAAGAAGGAGATGGCTTCAAGATTGCGATGATGACACTTGACGGCGGAAGAAATGGAATCGCTGCCCAGGCAGTCGGGATTGCGCAGGGAGCACTCGATGCTTCTGTCGGCTATGCTAAGGAGCGTCAGCAGTTCGGCAAACCAATCGCTGCCCAGCAGGGAATCGGCTTTAAGCTTGCCGATATGGCAACGAGTGTCGAAGCAGCCAGACTTCTAACCTATCAGGCAGCATGGCTTGAATCAGAAGGGCTTCCATACGGGAAAGAATCCGCAATGTCGAAGCTTTTCGCAGGAGATGCAGCAATGAGGGTGACAACAGAAGCGGTTCAAGTATTTGGCGGCTATGGCTATACGAAGGATTATCCGGTTGAACGCTACATGCGCGACGCGAAAATCACGCAGATTTACGAAGGAACGCAGGAGATTCAAAGACTGGTTATCTCCAGAATGCTGACGAAATAA